TTTCGAGGTGCCTTGCGCGAGCAGCTTGCCGTAAGCGATATAGGCGAGCTTGTGGCAGCGTTCCGCCTCGTCCATGTAGTGGGTGCTGACGAGCACTGAAATGCCGCGCGCCGCGAGGCGATGCAGTTCTTCCCAGAAGTCGCGCCGCGCGCTGGGGTCGACGCCGGCGGTCGGTTCGTCGAGCAGCAGAAGTTCCGGCTCGTGCAGCATGCACGCCGCGAGCGCGAGCCGCTGCTTCCAGCCGCCCGATAGCGCGCCGGCCAGTTGCTGCGCGCGGCCCGCGAGACCAAGCTGCTCGAGCGCGCGGTCGACCGCCTCGCGGCGATTTTTCATCTCGTACATACGCGCGACGAAATCGAGATTCTCGCGGATCGTCAGGTCCTCCCAGTAGGAAAAGCGCTGCGTCATGTAGCCGACACGCCGCTTGATCTGTGCGCTCTCGCGCACGATGTCATAGCCGAGACACGTGCCGCTGCCGGAATCGGGCGTCAGGAGGCCGCACATCATGCGGATGCAGGTGGTCTTGCCGCTGCCGTTCGGTCCAAGGAAGCCGAAGATTTCTCCGCGCTGCACGCGTAATGACACATTGTTGACGACATGCTTTGCGCCGAAGTGCTTGTTGAGCCCCTTGACGTCGATTGCATGGCTGTAACCGTTGGGCCCGGCAGAACCGGTGACGCTATCGGCGGCGCTCATTGCAGCCTCACCACAACGGGCTGACCCGGACGAAGCTTCGGCGCATCGGCCACCTGGGGCCGCGCCTCGACCATGAACACCAGCTTGGCGCGACTCTCGTTGCTGTAGATGACGGGCGGCGTGTACTCCGCCTGGTCCGAGATGAAGCTGAGTACCGCCGGCACTTCCGCCGCGCAGCCGTCGCAATGGATGAGCACGTGCCTGCCCGGCGCAAGCGACCCAACCACTGCCTGGGGCACGAAGAAGCGGACCTTGACGTTGGCCGGCGGCAGCATTCGCACCACCGGACTGCCGGCCGGCACCCATTCGCCGCTGCGATACATGGTGTCGAACACGAGACCGCCATGCGGGGCGCGCAGGCTCTTCTGGTCGAGCTTCCATTGCGCCTGCGCGAGTGCCGCCTGGGCGGCCTCGACCTGGGCGCTCTGCGCGCGGATCTGTTCGATACGGCCCGGCAGGTGCGCGACGGACACCTGGCTCTTCAATTCGCGCACGTGCGCGGCGGTGGAAAGGGCCGTGGCGCGGGAATCGTCGAGCTGGCTTTGCGCGATACCTCCCGCGCGCAACTGCAGTTCGTCGCGCTGATACTGCGTCGCGGCGCGTGCCGCGTCGGCCTGTGCCTGCACGAGCTGCGCCTCGGTGACGTCGACTTCCGGAGGCCGCTTGCCGGTGTTGAGGTCGGCGAGCTGCGAGCGGGCCGCGTGCAACTGCTCGCGTGCCTGAGCGACAGCCTCGGTTTCGTTCTGTGCTTCGAGCGTGAACAGCGGCGCATTGTTGGCGACCGTCTGTCCGCGCGATACCGAAAGCAGTGTCAGCTGTCCCGCCTGCGACGATGCGAGATACACGAACTCGCCTTCGACATAGCCTTGCCACGTTCCGGGTGCTTCTTTCGAGCAACCTGCACACGCGATGCCGATCGCGAGCGCGATAGCGACACGGAGAATCTGCGGCGACACGATCATGATGTCTTCCTCCTGGCTCGGCGTGCCGGCCCGGTCGTGGCCTTGGCGCTCTCGCCGCTCATGCCATGCATCAGCAACGCCACGGCATGACGCTCGAGTGTCGCGCGGTCGAACGAGGTGCCCGGGTTCACGCGCTGCCAGATCTTGCCGGTCGCCTGCGGCAGCATGACCAGCGCAAGAATGGAGTTGAACACCAGCAGCGGTTCCAGCTGTGAATTCAGTTCGCCCGACGCGCGGCCGCGCGCAATGTTCTGCGCGAATGCCGCGACTTTCTCCATGGGGATATGGCGGAATGCCCGCTCGCGCAAGAGGCCGCCTTCGTTGATGATTTCGCGCAGCCATAGCGACGGCAACCACGGCATCTTTTCAGTGACATCGAACATGCGCTGCACTATGCCTTGCGTGAGTGCGAGCGGCCCGCCGTGTTCCGTGTCGACAGGGGCCCAGATCGCACCAAAGACAACCGCCAGCCTTTCTTCGACGACGGCATCGAGCAGCTTTTCGCGCGTCTGGAACCAGTAGTGCACCATCGCGGACGTCACGCCACTGGCCGCGGCGATCTGCGCCACTCTGGTGTTGGCGATGCCGCGTTCGGCAAAGAGCGCGATCGCAACATCGAGCAGATGTTCGCGGGCGTCGAAGGCGGGCGGGCGAGGGCGGCGACCCATCGTGGAGCGGACGGAGGCAGACATGTCCAGATGCTAATTGATGAGTTAGTTAGTTTCAAGTCCTTGTTGCATCATGGTTTTTCCTGGCAAATGCCCGGATCTGCAGCTATGCTGCGCAGGTTGTCCCCGTGACTGCGCGGTGCGCCAGCCATGCCGGCAACCGGCACGCTACGTTGAAGAAAAAGGAGCCCAAAGATGGCTTTGATCGGAGTCCTTGGCGGGATGGGGCCGCTCGCAACAGTCGATTTCATGGACAAGGTCGTGCGCCTCACACCCGCCACGCGCGACCAGGAGCATCTGCCGATGCTGGTCGCGAACCTGCCGCATATCCCGGATCGTTCGCTTGCCATTCTCGATGGCGCAAGCGATCCGCTGCCGGCCATGCTGGCCGGCATCGATCTTTTGAACCGCAACGACGTCGGGTTGATCGTGATTCCGTGCAATTCGGCGCATCACTGGTACGAGCAGCTGAGGGCGCACAGCACGGCTCCGCTGCTGAGCATCGCCGAGGCGAGCATAGCGGCCATCCCGACCGCCGTGCGGCGCGTCGCCGTCCTGGCCACCCGCGGCACGCTCGCATCCGGCCTCTATCAAACGACGCTTGCAGCCCGCGACATCGAACCCATATTGCCGGACGAAATGGCGCAGGTGCGCATCGACGCGTGCATTCGCGCCTCGAAAGCGGGCGATCTGGATGAGGGCGCCGTGCAGCTTTCCGCCGCACTCGCCGTGCTGATCGCGCAGGGCGTGCGCGTGGCAGTCATGGGCTGCACGGAAATACCGCTCGCGGCGCGGCAGCTATCCGCGCCGTCGGTCACGTTGATCGACAGCTCACTCGAACTTGCGCGCGCAACGGTGGCGTTCGCGGTGGAGCGCGGGTGGAACCTGCCGCAACAGGAAGCAGACGGCAGCAGGCTCTCGCACGCGTGACGCTGCGGCGGGCCTCCGTTGTGCGCGCATCTATAGCGCGAACGCCGGCTGGCGTATCCATTTCCATCGCGCGCGACGCCGGGTGAGGTACGTCGTGATCGTCACTTCGGTGTCCGCGACGGTTGCTGCGTCAGGGTCCGTGTCGCCGGTCACCCACACGCGCTCGCCGCGCGCAAGCGCCAGCGTTTCGCCAGGTTTTAGCCAGTAGTCCCATTCGTCTCCGGCGCGTGTCACCCACAGGCGCGCGCTGGCCACTGATACGACTATATCGCGGCTTATCTTCAACGACACCGTCTCGCCCGCGACGATCGCAAACTGCACGACATAGCGGCGTTGCTGTTCCTGCTGATCTTCCGCGCGTAGTGAACCGCTCAACCATCTGCGCTCGCGCTGACTGCTCTCGTCCATCATCGTCTCCGTCTGATGCCGGCACAACGGGGACGCATGCAAAGAAAAAGGCCCCGTCGTTTCCGGCGGGGCCTTGGGAATCTGCGTGTATCGGTGAAACTAGCGCACGCGTCCTGCCCATGACCCGCCTGAGATGGCGTTCATTGGGTGGTTAATCGCGTTGGCGATACACAGGAACGTTTGCATGTCGATGAGTGTCATCGGAGGCGCAACGCTTGTCAAGAATTTGTTGAAACGATGTGTGGTAACTGCGCTGCCTGTGGTCTGTCAGGGACGTGCAGCGACTTCGTCGAGATGGACCAGCAGGTCTTTCGGATCTTCGTACACGCGCAACGCGCCGGAGCGCTCGAGCTCCTCGAGACCGTAGCCGCCCGATAGCAGACCGACGCCGAGCGCCCGGCAACGGCGTGCGGCAAGCATGTCCCAGATGCTGTCGCCGACCACGACCGAATGGTCGATCGGCACGCCGAGCCGCTCCGCTGCCGCAATGAACAGATCGGGATCGGGCTTCGCATACTTGACGTCGTCGCGCGTGACGACGACTGCCGTGGCGGGATCGACGCCGAGCGCTTCGAGGTTCACTGCCGCTGTTTCCATCCGGCCGCTCGTGGCGATTGCCCAGCGTGTCCCCGCCTGCGTCAGTGCGGCGAGCAGTTCGCGGGAACCTGGGAGTGGGCAGACCTGCGCCCGCAGCCGCTTATAGGCTTCGGCGTGTATGCGACGCAGCCGCTCGACGCGCTCCTGGCTGATATCGCCGCCGGTTTCACGCAGCAACTGGTTTGTGAACAGGCCACCACTCATGCCGATCTTGCGATGGATGCGCCATACCGACAGTTCAATGCCTTCCGCGTCCAGCGCTTCCTTCCACGCGAGCACGTGCTGATACACGCTGTCTACGAGCGTACCGTCGAGGTCGAACAGGAAGGCTGTTTCGATTCGCATGATGTTCTCCGGCGTAGGGGGACGTCGAGGCAAGGCCTCGTGGCGAGGGGATGACGGCTGTCAGGGGTGAGTATCGATTGAACCGTGCGGCACGGCAACCCTGCCTGTTCTTGAGGATGCGGTTCAATTGACAAACGGTCTCGCGGGGCCGGAATGGGCAAAGTGCCTTGGCATCGCCGCAATGGAAGTTTTGCCCATGACACGTAAAAGCGACGTGTCGCAGCGATATTCCCGGCGGTCGCGGCAGCACATCGTTCTTCTTCACAACGGCGAGATCCATGCGCCACAAGGGCTTTACACGCGCGGCACGCATATTGCTCAAACCTCGTCATGGGCTTGGTTCGCGACGACCGACAAGCATATCGAAATAAACCCAAGATGGAGGAGTGATCATGCCGTACATCCTTGGATGGTTCCTTGGTGTCCCTCTGATTGTGCTGGTGTTGCTGTATCTGATTTTCCACTGATGCACGCGATGGCGACCGGCGGATAACCCTTGCCTGGCAAACCGCCGGTCGTGTTCCAGTGCTCTACGAATGATCAAACGCGCTCGGGTGCCCGATACAGCGCCCGCGTTCATGTCGTGACGGGATCACGATTTTCACTGTAGTGAGGCAACCATGACAACTCTTGTTACACACGACCGGCTTCCCCGTATCTCCTGGGGCGCAGTGTTCGCCGGCATCATTCTTTCGCTGGTTGTGTTTCTGGTGTTAGGCGTGCTGGGTGCGGCGATCGGCGCATCGGCGCTCGCGCCGCTTCAGTATCAGGACCCGACGCACGGCTTCGCGTTCGGCACCGGCATCTGGATGGTATTCATGACGGTTGCGGCCGTGCTCACCGGTTCCTACTTCGCGGGCCGGTGCGCGCCCGTGCTCGGCTGGCTGCACGGCGTGCTTGCGTGGGCAGTGGTGGTGCTCTTCATCGGCTATCTGGCCAGCGCTGTCGTCGGCAACACGGTCAGCATGGTGAGCAATGTCGCGGCATCTGCAACGACCGCAGCCAGCAATAGCAGCGTCGGCAATGCAGCCAACTCGCTGATCGATTCGGCGAAACAGACGCTGCAGCAGCACGGTATCAACCTTCCTTCGGCCACTGCGCCGCAGTCGCCGCAGGCAGACACGCAGATGCGCGAAACCGCGGATTCGGCTGCAAAACAGGTTGCGCGCGCAACGTGGTGGTCGTTCGCGTTACTGGTGCTCGGCGCCATCATCGCGAGCGCGGCGGGGCAGCTCGGCTTCCGGCATCAACCGCGGGTCGAGGAAGCGGAAGTGGCCGGGCAGGAGTCCGTGCCCGTCACGACGACCACTTACACGGAGCGCACAACAACGACCGGTCTGCGCCGGCCCGTCGCACGCTGAACACGTCCCTCGCGCCCGCCAACGATCGTTCGTGACACGCACGAGGTCATCGGGATCGGCACCGTAGTAAAGAAGCCGCGCGTGGCTGATAGGGCCACGCGCGGCGCTGTCGTGCGCGCGCCGATTGTGAGGGGCGGGCAGGTCGGGCGGGTGTAATGTGTTCACTTTCATCTTTCTTGCCGCGCGGCGCGAGCAGGCGGCCGTTCATGGGCGGTGAGTGCCTGTCCGGCAGGCAGCCCATGTCGCAAACAGAATACGTTTTCAAAGAGGCTGGTCGATGCATACCGTCGCGATTGCGATCTTTCCTGGCGTGCAGGCGCTCGATGTGGCAGGCCCCGTCGATGTCTTCGCCGAGGCCAATCAGTTCGTTGCACCGGAGCGCCGCTATCGCGTGACGCTGGTGGGTGCAGAGGAGGGGGCGGTACGCGCATCGAACGGCATGTCGATTGCCGCCGACGACACGTTCGATCATGCTCACGCCGGTTTCGATCTTGCACTCGTGGCGGGCGGACCGTCGTTGCCCGACGGTGCGCCCGACGCGCGGCTCGTCGACTGGCTGGCCAACGTGGCGTCACGTTGCGAGCGCTACGGCTCGATCTGCACGGGCGCGTTCGCGCTTGGCCATGCCGGGCTGCTCGACGGACGCCAGGTCACGACCCACTGGCAGCACGCGCAGCAACTCGCGGAGCAGTTTCCACAGGCGCGCGTCGATTTCGACCGAATCTATCTGCGCGACGAACGGCTGGTGACATCGGCTGGCGTGACGGCGGGCATCGACCTGTCGCTCGCGCTCGTCGCCGAAGATCAGGGTCCGCAGATTGCGCTCGCGGTAGCGAAGCGGCTGGTCGTGTTCGCACAGCGGCAGGGCGGCCAGTCGCAGTTCAGCCCATACCTCACTGCCCCGGCAGACGAAACGTCGCCGATCGCAAGGGTCCAGGCGCACGTGATGCAGCACATACGCGACAGCTTCACGGTGAAGGAACTGGCGGACGTTGCCGGCATGAGCGAGCGCACCTTCGCGCGGGTATTCGTGCAGCAGGCCGGCATCGCACCGCATGAATTCGTCGAGCGGGCGAGGGTGGACGCCGCGCGCAAACAGCTTGAAAGCAGCGCTGCGCCGCTCAAGACAGTCGCCTGGGAATGTGGATTCGGCACGGCCGATCGCATGCGGATCGTGTTCGCGCGCCGTCTTGGCGTAACGCCAATGCAGTATCGCGAGCGGTTCCGCTCGGGTTGAACCGCTTCGCGCCTTCGCTCCGGCTCAAAGCACGATCGACGTCGCGACGGCCAGCCAGATTGCGCTGACTCCCGCCAAAAACAGGCGGCGGGCGACCCTGATCCTTGCGTCACCGGTGTCGGGCTCCACGGAACTGGTGGCCATCCACGGTACGAGGCCGAGGCACACAAAACCCAGCAGCGCGATCGTGGCGATAAAGATGTCAACGGCGGACCAGCGGGTACCCTCGTGGACGCCCCAGTAACCGAGAAAGACAATACCGATCGAAAACACAGTCGATGCGGCCGAACTGATCGCCACGACCGATCCGGTTGGGCTCGGCATGCTTCACCTCCTTTTGGGAGCTACGCTGTTCGACGATTCTGCGT
The DNA window shown above is from Paraburkholderia sp. BL10I2N1 and carries:
- a CDS encoding ABC transporter ATP-binding protein; the protein is MSAADSVTGSAGPNGYSHAIDVKGLNKHFGAKHVVNNVSLRVQRGEIFGFLGPNGSGKTTCIRMMCGLLTPDSGSGTCLGYDIVRESAQIKRRVGYMTQRFSYWEDLTIRENLDFVARMYEMKNRREAVDRALEQLGLAGRAQQLAGALSGGWKQRLALAACMLHEPELLLLDEPTAGVDPSARRDFWEELHRLAARGISVLVSTHYMDEAERCHKLAYIAYGKLLAQGTSKEVIESQALATWAVYGDNLVELGERLRQSPGVEQTVAFGSSLHVSGPDRPELHTTLEQLAASDSNLRIERQETGLEDVFIYMMSRSTDNYTASAGKET
- a CDS encoding HlyD family efflux transporter periplasmic adaptor subunit — translated: MIVSPQILRVAIALAIGIACAGCSKEAPGTWQGYVEGEFVYLASSQAGQLTLLSVSRGQTVANNAPLFTLEAQNETEAVAQAREQLHAARSQLADLNTGKRPPEVDVTEAQLVQAQADAARAATQYQRDELQLRAGGIAQSQLDDSRATALSTAAHVRELKSQVSVAHLPGRIEQIRAQSAQVEAAQAALAQAQWKLDQKSLRAPHGGLVFDTMYRSGEWVPAGSPVVRMLPPANVKVRFFVPQAVVGSLAPGRHVLIHCDGCAAEVPAVLSFISDQAEYTPPVIYSNESRAKLVFMVEARPQVADAPKLRPGQPVVVRLQ
- a CDS encoding TetR/AcrR family transcriptional regulator, with the translated sequence MGRRPRPPAFDAREHLLDVAIALFAERGIANTRVAQIAAASGVTSAMVHYWFQTREKLLDAVVEERLAVVFGAIWAPVDTEHGGPLALTQGIVQRMFDVTEKMPWLPSLWLREIINEGGLLRERAFRHIPMEKVAAFAQNIARGRASGELNSQLEPLLVFNSILALVMLPQATGKIWQRVNPGTSFDRATLERHAVALLMHGMSGESAKATTGPARRARRKTS
- a CDS encoding amino acid racemase; its protein translation is MALIGVLGGMGPLATVDFMDKVVRLTPATRDQEHLPMLVANLPHIPDRSLAILDGASDPLPAMLAGIDLLNRNDVGLIVIPCNSAHHWYEQLRAHSTAPLLSIAEASIAAIPTAVRRVAVLATRGTLASGLYQTTLAARDIEPILPDEMAQVRIDACIRASKAGDLDEGAVQLSAALAVLIAQGVRVAVMGCTEIPLAARQLSAPSVTLIDSSLELARATVAFAVERGWNLPQQEADGSRLSHA
- a CDS encoding DUF2917 domain-containing protein, producing MDESSQRERRWLSGSLRAEDQQEQQRRYVVQFAIVAGETVSLKISRDIVVSVASARLWVTRAGDEWDYWLKPGETLALARGERVWVTGDTDPDAATVADTEVTITTYLTRRRARWKWIRQPAFAL
- a CDS encoding HAD family hydrolase — protein: MRIETAFLFDLDGTLVDSVYQHVLAWKEALDAEGIELSVWRIHRKIGMSGGLFTNQLLRETGGDISQERVERLRRIHAEAYKRLRAQVCPLPGSRELLAALTQAGTRWAIATSGRMETAAVNLEALGVDPATAVVVTRDDVKYAKPDPDLFIAAAERLGVPIDHSVVVGDSIWDMLAARRCRALGVGLLSGGYGLEELERSGALRVYEDPKDLLVHLDEVAARP
- a CDS encoding GlxA family transcriptional regulator encodes the protein MHTVAIAIFPGVQALDVAGPVDVFAEANQFVAPERRYRVTLVGAEEGAVRASNGMSIAADDTFDHAHAGFDLALVAGGPSLPDGAPDARLVDWLANVASRCERYGSICTGAFALGHAGLLDGRQVTTHWQHAQQLAEQFPQARVDFDRIYLRDERLVTSAGVTAGIDLSLALVAEDQGPQIALAVAKRLVVFAQRQGGQSQFSPYLTAPADETSPIARVQAHVMQHIRDSFTVKELADVAGMSERTFARVFVQQAGIAPHEFVERARVDAARKQLESSAAPLKTVAWECGFGTADRMRIVFARRLGVTPMQYRERFRSG